One genomic segment of Centropristis striata isolate RG_2023a ecotype Rhode Island chromosome 13, C.striata_1.0, whole genome shotgun sequence includes these proteins:
- the LOC131983053 gene encoding uncharacterized protein LOC131983053: MWAFPSSYFFYCVTNTSSGEDNTAAGCHIASAMGKKDCPPGHKWDSLICLCKPICPADSKWDSLLKVCLFSKTETRPEPEPPTTQPPTVHPLTHVVQLRAMDPTEPSLPRGVQLRTPTAQVNSVMLLSPALWTFVVLAILGSILTLALWFIIYRRQTRHSSTSEDAEPQREPLQKTEPSAQIHPTSPERNSQAQMLQQAASAPSPCPHRHLGAQTGSLWEQGFTACRDPAKHAGTEGGRGLATCSTMREHRIPLPATELGGTALVTTKTV; encoded by the exons ATGTGGGCCTTCCCGTCCAG CTACTTTTTTTACTGTGTCACAAACACAAGTTCAGGGGAGGATAACACAGCAGCAGGTTGCCACATTGCTTCTGCCATGGGCAAGAAGGACTGTCCTCCTGGACATAAGTGGGACAGCCTCATCTGCTTATGCAAGCCTATCTGTCCTGCTGACAGTAAGTGGGACAGTCTCCTCAAAGTATGTCTCTTCAGCAAGACGGAAACCAGACCTGAACCCGAACCACCAACAACTCAACCACCAACAG TGCACCCCCTGACTCATGTAGTCCAGCTAAGAGCCATGGACCCCACAGAGCCGTCCCTGCCTCGTGGGGTCCAGCTGAGAACCCCCACTGCCCAGGTCAACTCAGTGATGCTGCTGAGTCCGGCTCTGTGGACCTTTGTGGTGCTGGCCATACTGGGGTCCATCCTTACTCTGGCTCTCTGGTTTATCATATACAGACGACAGACCCGACACAGCAGCACCTCAG AGGACGCAGAACCACAAAGAGAGCCTCTTCAGAAAACAGAGCCATCTGCCCAAATCCACCCAACGTCTCCAGAAAGAAACAGTCAGGCACAGATGTTGCAGCAAGCAGCATCGGCCCCTTCACCCTGTCCTCACCGGCACCTGGGGGCCCAAACGGGCTCATTGTGGGAGCAGGGTTTCACTGCTTGCAGGGACCCCGCAAAGCATGCTGGGACAGAGGGGGGCAGAGGGCTGGCTACATGCAGCACAATGAGGGAACACAGGATCCCACTTCCTGCCACAGAGCTGGGTGGCACTGCGTTAGTTACAACTAAAACTGTGTAg